One genomic window of Meles meles chromosome 3, mMelMel3.1 paternal haplotype, whole genome shotgun sequence includes the following:
- the LOC123938324 gene encoding uncharacterized protein LOC123938324, which produces MVRARLQVSVYISSWPSPCREETITTVVKSPRGRRRSPNKSPSRSPSRRTASPPRLGPLAPELLYSLGASQPRRPEVDPGWRPTVPTLYVTEPESHRPALPQGTRPQPKWVEVEETIEVRVKKTGSRGASPARETPDSSAGLLFTLPGGTPIGDRNANNSNNNLLAQEPQAQGRATVSTREPLIFCVDTGPEEAPEPFLSQAAEEEIPTEEVEGEGGILTEETLGTNSLWDRDPKVLIHDGRVLTLADLEDYVPREGETFGCRGPVPSPSGDPPCEVSVLQREISEPTVGQPVLLNVGRPLGPQSPPSFFRHWEVSPLGPRVLGPAGVSFCTQEAQAGSTASWKPSFCIQVQRSADSGQSSFKTEVSTQTVSFGTVGETVTLHIRPDGDKDPSPSQG; this is translated from the coding sequence ATGGTGCGGGCGAGGCTGCAGGTCTCTGTGTACATCTCCTCTTGGCCCTCTCCCTGCAGAGAGGAGACCATCACCACCGTGGTGAAGAGTCCCCGTGGCCGGCGCCGGTCCCCCAACAAGTCCCCCTCCCGCTCGCCTTCCCGCCGCACTGCCAGCCCGCCCAGGCTGGGCCCATTGGCCCCCGAGCTGCTGTACTCACTGGGGGCCAGCCAGCCCCGCAGGCCTGAGGTGGATCCAGGCTGGAGGCCCACTGTGCCCACGCTGTATGTGACGGAGCCTGAGTCCCACAGGCCGGCCCTGCCCCAGGGCACGAGGCCGCAGCCCAAGTGGGTAGAGGTCGAGGAGACCATCGAAGTCAGGGTGAAGAAGACGGGCTCCAGGGGTGCATCCCCCGCCAGAGAGACACCTGACAGCTCGGCAGGGCTTCTCTTCACGCTGCCTGGCGGGACCCCCATAGGAGACCGCAATGCAAACAACTCCAACAACAACCTACTGGCTCAggagccccaggcccagggcagggccaCGGTCAGCACAAGAGAGCCTCTCATCTTCTGCGTGGACACGGGGCCAGAGGAGGCCCCTGAGCCGTTCCTTTCCCAGGCGGCTGAAGAGGAAATCCCCACGGAGGAGGTGGAGGGTGAAGGCGGCATCCTGACGGAGGAGACCCTGGGCACCAACAGCCTTTGGGACCGTGACCCCAAGGTCCTCATTCACGATGGCCGAGTGCTGACGCTGGCTGACCTGGAGGACTACGTGCCCCGGGAGGGGGAGACCTTCGGCTGCCGTGGCCCTGTGCCCAGCCCTTCTGGCGACCCTCCTTGTGAGGTCTCTGTGCTCCAGAGAGAGATCAGCGAGCCTACCGTGGGGCAGCCCGTCCTGCTCAACGTGGGGCGTCCCCTGGGTCCTCAAAGCCCACCCAGCTTTTTCCGTCACTGGGAGGTGTCTCCCTTGGGGCCTCGGGTGCTCGGCCCCGCGGGTGTCTCCTTCTGTACGCaggaggcccaggctgggagcACTGCATCCTGGAAGCCGTCCTTCTGCATCCAGGTCCAGAGGTCTGCAGACAGCGGCCAGAGCAGCTTCAAAACGGAGGTTAGCACCCAGACGGTCAGCTTTGGGACGGTTGGCGAGACCGTCACCCTGCACATCCGCCCGGATGGGGACAAggaccccagcccctcccagggctGA